One part of the Tachysurus vachellii isolate PV-2020 chromosome 6, HZAU_Pvac_v1, whole genome shotgun sequence genome encodes these proteins:
- the med19b gene encoding mediator of RNA polymerase II transcription subunit 19-B, with protein MTEIFSSLYGPTEAQGSSGPSVMGFGSGKPLPVPQNPVHMTVPHQHVDEGPPLRKPSAMNEPFYLVRELPTENELTGNTNLITHYNLEHAYNKFCGKKVKEKLSNFLPELPGMIDTPGLQDGSSLRSLIEKPPVCNNSFSPLTGTMLTGFRLHTGPLPEQYRLMHIQPPKKKSKHKHRHHRPQDPLPPETPSDSDHKKKKKKKDDDPDRKKKKKDKKKKKNRHSPDHPGMTSSQPSSSSLR; from the exons ATGACAGAAATATTTTCATCGCTTTACGGACCAACTGAAGCTCAGGGATCTTCTGGACCTTCTGTGATGGGGTTCGGTTCCGGGAAACCGCTTCCGGTGCCTCAGAACCCGGTGCACATGACGGTCCCTCACCAGCATGTAGATGAGGGACCTCCACTCCGAAAACCCTCAGCTATGAACGAACCCTTTTACCTGGTGCGAGAACTGCCAA CGGAAAATGAGCTGACTGGAAACACCAACTTAATTACACACTACAATCTGGAACACGCATACAACAAGTTTTGTGGCAAGAAAGTAAAAGAGAAGCTCAGCAACTTTCTCCCTGAACTACCTG GTATGATAGACACACCAGGTCTTCAAGATGGAAGTTCTTTGCGCTCACTTATTGAGAAGCCACCAGTATGCAACAACTCCTTTAGTCCCTTAACTGGAACCATGCTCACTGGGTTCCGACTGCACACTGGCCCT CTCCCTGAGCAGTACAGACTGATGCACATTCAGCCTCCAAAGAAGAAGagcaaacataaacacagacaccatCGACCTCAGGACCCTTTACCCCCAG AAACCCCGTCAGACTCTGAccacaagaaaaagaagaagaagaaggatgatGATCctgatagaaagaaaaagaagaaggataagaagaaaaagaag AACCGTCATAGTCCTGATCACCCCGGCATGACCAGCTCTCAACCCAGCAGCAGCAGTCTGAGATAG
- the slc43a1b gene encoding solute carrier family 43 member 1b, translating into MAPSLSQAYRRRWWMALTAIIENLLFSAVLLGWGSLLIMLKSEGFYSHLCIENETKHHVNGSLEGSNVWLSCVEQEEILNLGFTIGSFIISAATLPLGILMDKYGPRPLRLLGSFCFAFSVMLIAVAAYDPLILSPLIFIAVSFNGFGGICLTFTSLTLPNMFGNVRSTILSLMIGSYASSAVTFPGVKLIYDLGVSFRLIFWVWSGLAFLVFINCLLNWPVEPFPAPEAISYIKKVKLSGVAMDHKVTGDRCYSHITTVGQGMTKKQVLDEYKQNNGTAEESQGSQPFRRSVFSAIFLWSLITMPMTQLRIIFYMGAMNKMLEFLVTYGDPKAPEDLMKKAEEQVSLYSSVFGTMQLLCLLTSPLIGYIMDWKMKECEEDSSSVDGEKRPPKRDGKIQKLTNAIRAFIFTNILLVLFGITCLIDNLPLQLVTFVLHTVVRGFVHSCCGGLYAAVFPSNHFGTLTGLQSLLSALFALLQQPLFVYMLGPLNGDPYWINFGLLIFSVVGFLLPGYLFYHRRHLIKQKKVRDQAAAGQSAVAPNHSANGPENLYSDENATDEA; encoded by the exons ATGGCACCGTCTCTCTCACAAGCCTACAGAAGGCGCTGGTGGATGGCCTTGACGGCTATAATTGAGAATCTGCTATTCTCTGCTGTGTTGCTGGGCTGGGGCTCACTACTAATCATGCTCAAGTCTGAGGGTTTCTACTCACATTTGTGCATAG AAAATGAGACCAAGCATCATGTTAATGGAAGTTTGGAGGGGAGCAATGTGTGGCTGAGCTGTGTTGAGCAAGAAGAGATCCTAAATCTTGGCTTTACGATCGGCTCGTTCATCATCAGCGCAGCCACTCTGCCACTGGGAATCCTGATGGACAAGTATGGGCCACGCCCCCTGCGACTTCTAGGCAG TTTCTGTTTTGCCTTCTCGGTGATGTTGATTGCTGTGGCAGCGTATGATCCTTTAA TATTATCACCTCTCATCTTTATTGCTGTCTCCTTTAATGGCTTTGGAGGAATATGTCTGACCTTTACTTCATTAACG CTCCCTAACATGTTTGGAAATGTCCGGTCCACCATTCTTTCGCTCATGATTGGCTCCTATGCTTCCTCTGCGGTTACCTTCCCAGGAGTCAAG CTAATCTATGATCTAGGGGTTTCATTCCGCTTGATCTTCTGGGTGTGGTCAGGCTTGGCGTTCCTCGTCTTCATCAACTGCTTACTTAATTGGCCTGTGGAGCCTTTTCCTGCACCTGAGGCGATCAGCTACAT TAAAAAAGTAAAGCTGAGTGGTGTAGCAATGGATCATAAGGTGACGGGAGATCGCTGCTACAGTCATATAACCACTGTAGGGCAGGGAATGACTAAAAAACAGGTTTTGGATGAGTATAAACAAAATAACGGAACAGCTGAAGAGAGCCAGG GTTCCCAGCCATTTCGCCGCTCTGTGTTTTCTGCCATCTTCTTGTGGAGCTTGATCACCATGCCGATGACCCAGCTCCGTATCATATTTTATATGGGAGCCATGAATAAGATGCTGGAGTTCCTGGTTACATACGGTGACCCCAAAG CTCCTGAAGACTTGATGAAAAAGGCAGAAGAACAAG TCAGCCTCTACTCATCTGTCTTCGGCACTATGCAGCTGCTGTGTCTCCTGACCTCTCCTCTTATTGGCTACATCATGGACTGGAAGATGAAAGAGTGTGAAGAGGACAGTAGCTCGGTGGATGGAGAGAAAAG GCCACCCAAGAGAGACGGGAAGATCCAGAAACTCACCAATGCAATCAGAGCTTTTATCTTCACCAACATCTTACTAGTGTTGTTTGGAATCACATGCCTGATAGACAACCTTCCTCTCCAG TTGGTGACTTTTGTTCTTCATACTGTTGTAAGAGGTTTCGTTCACTCTTGCTGTGGAGGACTCTATGCTGCTGT GTTCCCATCTAACCACTTTGGCACTCTGACGGGTCTGCAGTCTCTACTGAGTGCCCTGTTTGCTCTCCTCCAGCAGCCATTGTTTGTCTACATGTTGGGTCCACTCAATGGAGACCCGTACTGG ATCAACTTTGGGCTGCTTATTTTCTCAGTGGTTGGCTTCCTGTTGCCAGGATACCTGTTCTACCATCGCAGACATCTGATTAAACAGAAGAAGGTACGAGATCAAGCAGCAGCTGGCCAATCAGCAGTTGCTCCTAACCATTCAGCAAACGGCCCCGAAAACCTCTACAGTGATGAGAATGCTACAGACGAGGCTTAA